The following coding sequences lie in one Leptospira hartskeerlii genomic window:
- a CDS encoding FAD-dependent oxidoreductase produces MEKAFQTINIGKFTLPNRFVMGSMHLGLEGKTGTAERMAAFYGKRFEGGVGLIVTGGISVNEEGRGSKHFFNIQNEEHASELKKMNDLLNGRGTMCAQLFHAGRYAFDRNCVGPSAIRAPINRYIPRALTEEECWKTAEDFGTSAKLAKETGFGAVEIMGSEGYLINQFFSPVTNHRDDHFGGDSKRRMNMAVEVLRAVVKNLPEGFPIIFRMSGIDLIPGNPTFEEVCILAQTLKQEGVSALNIGIGWHESRIPTISQLVPRGAWANIAGRIKEKTPGIPIIASNRVNDPMTVQRIFDNNQADIISMARPFLADPFIVKKIQTGMSDRINTCIACNQSCLDHAFIDKSVSCLVNPQAVNELEYKKDPTVKPQKVVVIGSGPGGLEAARASASFGHEVILLEKADQLGGQFQLASNIPGKSEFKETIRYFRNELPALGVDIRLNTNCDLKLLEELNPDAIIFATGVKPREFTLPGIHNLPVGNYTEYLTGKFKAGKKVAVIGGGGIGVDVAHKLTEEHDPNIESYSKKYNIDSYTNAVIQPHESEREVAIFRRSGKHGAGLGPTTFWALKQELEASGVEFFQGLNYKEITKDGLKIIMKNGEEVLYPCDSLILCVGQEKESSLYETYKSLYPQKQIFVIGGAKDSKGIDAERAFLEGLNAAYSIGKENKVAATT; encoded by the coding sequence ATGGAAAAAGCCTTTCAAACCATAAATATCGGAAAGTTTACACTTCCAAACCGATTTGTAATGGGATCTATGCACCTCGGACTCGAGGGCAAAACTGGAACCGCAGAAAGAATGGCCGCATTCTATGGAAAACGTTTTGAAGGCGGCGTCGGACTTATAGTGACCGGTGGAATTAGCGTGAACGAGGAAGGAAGGGGATCCAAACACTTCTTCAATATACAAAATGAAGAACATGCATCCGAACTAAAGAAGATGAATGATCTTCTGAATGGCCGCGGAACTATGTGCGCGCAACTTTTTCACGCGGGACGTTATGCGTTCGATAGAAATTGCGTAGGCCCTTCTGCCATTCGCGCTCCCATCAATAGATATATTCCTAGAGCTCTCACTGAAGAAGAATGTTGGAAAACCGCAGAAGATTTTGGGACCTCAGCAAAGCTCGCAAAAGAAACAGGATTTGGAGCAGTGGAAATTATGGGCAGCGAAGGATATCTCATTAACCAATTCTTCTCTCCTGTCACAAATCATAGAGACGATCATTTTGGAGGAGATTCCAAAAGACGAATGAACATGGCCGTCGAAGTTCTACGTGCAGTTGTAAAAAATTTACCGGAAGGTTTTCCTATAATTTTCAGAATGTCTGGAATTGATCTCATTCCGGGAAATCCTACTTTTGAAGAAGTATGTATTCTTGCTCAAACACTAAAGCAGGAAGGTGTATCCGCTTTAAATATTGGGATCGGATGGCATGAATCAAGGATCCCAACTATCAGCCAATTAGTTCCAAGAGGTGCCTGGGCAAACATTGCAGGACGGATCAAAGAAAAAACGCCTGGTATTCCTATCATCGCATCCAACAGAGTAAACGATCCGATGACTGTACAAAGAATTTTTGATAACAACCAAGCAGATATAATTTCTATGGCGAGGCCATTTCTCGCAGATCCGTTTATCGTAAAAAAGATCCAGACAGGTATGTCAGATCGGATCAACACTTGTATCGCATGCAACCAATCCTGTTTGGATCATGCTTTCATAGATAAATCGGTTTCCTGCCTAGTCAATCCACAAGCTGTCAATGAGTTGGAATACAAAAAAGATCCTACAGTGAAACCGCAAAAAGTTGTGGTGATCGGATCTGGGCCGGGAGGCCTGGAAGCAGCAAGGGCAAGCGCTTCTTTTGGTCACGAAGTTATCTTGTTAGAAAAAGCGGATCAATTAGGAGGACAATTCCAGCTTGCTTCTAATATTCCAGGCAAATCCGAATTCAAAGAGACGATCCGTTATTTTAGAAACGAACTTCCTGCACTCGGTGTTGATATTCGTTTAAATACAAATTGTGATCTAAAGCTACTTGAAGAATTAAATCCGGATGCGATCATATTTGCAACCGGTGTTAAACCAAGAGAATTTACACTACCTGGTATTCATAATCTTCCGGTCGGAAATTACACAGAGTATCTAACCGGTAAATTCAAAGCAGGAAAAAAAGTGGCTGTGATCGGCGGAGGCGGGATCGGCGTTGATGTGGCTCATAAACTGACCGAAGAACACGATCCAAATATAGAATCTTATTCAAAAAAATATAATATCGATTCGTATACGAACGCTGTTATCCAACCTCACGAATCGGAAAGAGAAGTTGCGATTTTTAGAAGAAGCGGAAAACATGGTGCCGGCTTGGGACCTACTACTTTTTGGGCTCTCAAACAGGAATTAGAAGCATCCGGAGTAGAATTCTTTCAGGGACTCAACTACAAGGAAATCACTAAAGACGGCCTAAAGATAATAATGAAGAATGGAGAAGAAGTTCTTTATCCTTGCGATTCACTCATCCTTTGTGTGGGACAGGAAAAAGAAAGTTCTCTCTATGAAACTTATAAATCTTTATATCCTCAAAAGCAAATATTCGTTATCGGAGGAGCAAAGGACTCCAAAGGAATTGATGCAGAGAGAGCGTTTCTGGAAGGATTGAATGCTGCTTACAGTATTGGAAAAGAAAACAAAGTCGCGGCAACCACATAG
- a CDS encoding TetR/AcrR family transcriptional regulator, protein MSVNKKRRQQQGPGRPFKKDKVTVREDLISAGTELLKTTPLEEISLRKVAALAGVSHAASYHHFENKNALLAAISERGFQKYFSEYQKELEKTENNFLGRFHALGWTYIQFILNNQQFARIMFGGIDINLHPTLSAVSRRTYRQLHEIIRMGQRLGAIKPGQTREKTVASWSMIHGIAMLFLEGRIKPQKKKEDMKKFILSVIECAYTGMTLPPPVVK, encoded by the coding sequence ATGTCCGTAAATAAGAAACGCCGCCAGCAGCAGGGACCGGGAAGGCCTTTTAAAAAGGACAAGGTCACTGTCAGGGAAGATCTTATATCCGCGGGTACTGAGTTATTAAAGACAACCCCTCTCGAAGAAATCTCCTTACGAAAAGTAGCTGCACTTGCGGGTGTCAGTCATGCGGCCTCTTACCATCACTTCGAAAACAAGAACGCACTGCTTGCTGCAATTTCAGAAAGAGGATTTCAGAAATATTTCTCTGAGTATCAGAAGGAACTTGAAAAGACGGAAAACAATTTTCTGGGACGTTTTCATGCTCTTGGTTGGACTTACATTCAGTTCATTTTAAACAATCAACAATTTGCTAGGATCATGTTCGGCGGTATTGATATAAATTTACATCCGACATTGTCTGCAGTTTCTAGAAGAACATATCGGCAGTTGCATGAAATTATACGTATGGGCCAAAGGTTGGGGGCGATTAAGCCTGGACAAACACGCGAGAAGACTGTGGCGTCTTGGTCTATGATACATGGAATCGCGATGCTTTTTTTGGAAGGGAGAATAAAACCTCAAAAGAAGAAAGAAGATATGAAAAAATTTATCTTGTCCGTGATCGAGTGCGCGTATACGGGAATGACATTACCGCCGCCTGTTGTAAAATAA
- a CDS encoding flavin-containing monooxygenase, with amino-acid sequence MQSQNKKEKSISIAIVGTGFGGLCAAIQLKKNGFNNFVIYEKSNSVGGTWRENTYPGAACDVPSHLYSFSFEPNSNWPRKYSAQPEILSYLKHCAEKYGILPHIRFGTEIKAADWDDSSRTWKIKTSQNETLEHNVFISAVGQLNRPALPSIKGLESFKGRIFHSANWDPSYNFSGKKVAAIGTGASAIQFIPQIINQGADVTVFQRTAPWVVSKPDRKYFNFEKFLFKYLPGYRLLHRFQIYIWNEIRMIAFQKNNHANKIVKWMSLFHMKKFIKDPELRKILTPDYPAGCKRILLSNDYYEALAKPNTKVLSESIKEAIAEGIVTKDGLKKFDAIVFGTGFKATEFLSPMKVKGTKNQDLNEVWKNGAEAYLGITVAGFPNFYILYGPNTNLAHNSIVYMIEAQVRYLISALNEMDKNGIKALIPKVRSMQNYNTSLNKKFDKFVWDTGCTNWYINASGKNTNNWPGHTYEYSYRTKKIDLSDYEILSA; translated from the coding sequence ATGCAGTCGCAAAATAAAAAGGAAAAATCGATCTCTATCGCAATCGTAGGAACGGGTTTTGGCGGATTATGTGCTGCAATTCAACTTAAGAAAAACGGATTCAATAATTTCGTAATTTACGAAAAATCGAATTCAGTTGGAGGAACTTGGAGAGAAAATACTTATCCGGGAGCTGCATGCGATGTTCCTTCTCATCTTTATTCTTTTTCTTTCGAGCCGAATTCTAACTGGCCTAGAAAATATTCCGCTCAGCCCGAGATACTTTCCTATTTAAAACATTGCGCCGAAAAATACGGGATACTTCCTCATATTCGTTTCGGGACCGAGATCAAAGCCGCCGATTGGGATGATTCTTCCAGAACTTGGAAGATCAAAACTTCTCAAAATGAAACATTAGAGCATAACGTTTTTATTTCTGCTGTGGGACAATTGAATCGCCCCGCTCTTCCTTCTATCAAAGGTTTGGAAAGTTTTAAAGGTAGGATATTTCACTCTGCAAATTGGGATCCTTCTTATAATTTTTCAGGGAAGAAGGTAGCGGCAATAGGAACCGGTGCGAGCGCAATTCAGTTCATTCCTCAAATCATAAACCAAGGAGCAGACGTAACCGTTTTTCAAAGAACGGCGCCTTGGGTAGTTTCTAAACCGGATCGTAAATATTTCAACTTTGAAAAGTTCTTATTTAAGTATCTTCCCGGCTATAGGTTACTGCATAGATTCCAGATCTATATTTGGAACGAGATCAGAATGATCGCATTCCAAAAGAATAATCATGCAAATAAGATCGTAAAATGGATGAGCCTTTTTCATATGAAAAAATTTATCAAGGATCCGGAACTTCGCAAGATCCTAACTCCAGATTATCCTGCAGGATGTAAACGTATCCTTCTTTCCAACGACTATTATGAAGCATTAGCAAAACCGAATACAAAAGTCCTTTCTGAATCCATCAAAGAGGCTATTGCGGAAGGAATAGTTACTAAAGATGGTCTTAAAAAATTCGACGCGATCGTTTTTGGGACTGGATTTAAGGCAACCGAGTTTCTCTCTCCTATGAAAGTAAAGGGAACCAAAAACCAAGATCTAAATGAAGTTTGGAAGAATGGTGCAGAAGCTTATCTAGGAATAACTGTAGCAGGTTTCCCGAATTTTTATATTTTATACGGACCGAACACGAATTTGGCTCATAATTCTATCGTATACATGATCGAAGCCCAGGTTCGTTATCTAATTTCTGCTTTAAATGAAATGGATAAGAATGGGATCAAAGCATTGATCCCTAAGGTTCGCAGTATGCAAAATTACAATACTTCTTTGAATAAAAAATTTGATAAATTCGTTTGGGACACTGGATGTACGAATTGGTATATAAATGCTTCCGGTAAGAACACAAACAATTGGCCCGGTCATACTTACGAATATTCTTATCGAACTAAAAAGATCGATCTGTCTGATTATGAAATTCTCTCTGCTTGA
- a CDS encoding response regulator transcription factor, whose translation MKAEPLKILVAEDNLKLRKAMISGLEGSGKIKSVFDCDSGEEAIRYCLEGDVDVLLLDVRLAGKLNGIETIISIRKEFPRKPVVIYSIQDSDEYFRTFRSSGILSHYAYVRKSNYLLPQMVAPLIRLAYDGKSFIDPEIESRVTEVREKDENSPLAVLEPNERSVAEMLAKGFSNEQIAQHFGFKDKRTISRINGQIYSAWGLNETNADEKVARTRAALIVLSNRFLEWEENEKIFYRNSSGERIPWMPNFEDRS comes from the coding sequence ATGAAAGCCGAACCTCTCAAGATACTAGTTGCAGAAGACAATCTGAAGCTCAGAAAAGCGATGATCTCCGGCTTGGAAGGATCCGGAAAAATAAAATCGGTATTCGATTGTGACTCGGGAGAAGAGGCGATCCGCTATTGTTTAGAAGGGGATGTAGATGTTCTCCTTTTAGATGTAAGGCTTGCTGGAAAATTGAATGGAATAGAAACCATCATCTCCATTCGGAAGGAATTCCCACGTAAACCTGTAGTCATCTATTCCATCCAAGACAGCGACGAGTATTTTAGGACTTTCAGAAGTTCGGGAATTTTAAGTCATTATGCATACGTCCGAAAATCAAATTATCTTCTTCCTCAGATGGTAGCTCCACTCATTCGATTGGCTTACGATGGAAAAAGTTTTATAGATCCGGAAATCGAATCCAGAGTTACAGAAGTCAGAGAGAAGGACGAAAACTCTCCTCTTGCAGTATTAGAACCAAACGAAAGATCGGTAGCTGAAATGTTAGCCAAAGGATTTAGTAACGAACAAATAGCACAACATTTCGGGTTCAAAGACAAAAGAACGATCAGCAGAATTAACGGTCAAATTTACTCTGCCTGGGGATTAAACGAAACAAACGCCGACGAAAAAGTGGCCCGCACAAGAGCAGCACTGATCGTATTATCCAATCGATTTTTAGAATGGGAAGAAAACGAAAAAATTTTTTATAGGAATTCTTCAGGCGAAAGAATTCCATGGATGCCTAACTTTGAAGATAGATCTTGA
- a CDS encoding ATP-binding protein, with product MKIDLEILICSVFIFLSTNLFWLGSTTGTNLEKKNAAAYFSIFTLIVSSLLFSFSAILGQNGFIVVSSYPILYFFPGLILLILIPFGWFVVIVWFFGFLRRRGIFLVFFYILSFCQLVAISILLIYNPGKTWNISLFEYWKSVPFSFKFAYLIYIFVCISLSLICLFLFKISDNSLSELGRQKAVPFLKLIGFSLFGVVLLVSILFVGDEFGIIENPILKAEKEPEYFYGFLLSIQLLICISILILGWALTSYEILTGRILPKISLKQEWKNSVYTSFVLSALYFLFAKLGYPRAEIPIIFSYSFFLSRFFTLQKNKQISSNQNEVLKKILSSGSVKLSFGYLCKDVLEASKAALVFQGKIPYISDTNIYYPESISAETFDFSKIDPENPDIQYLDKNQFSGFVIRVKIESVLSGDAYLILGQKENGGLFAEEEIEIAKITGNWLVHSLFLEETGNILEELQRKKLQEQRISDQKTRQILHDEILPEIHSLILEISNEKPGSLNSHHANSLTELHKRISSLLREMSDTGLEISRLGLIPILQKLQDSEAKDSNLIWEIDQNTKSQTENYPPEVQEVLYYAFRESLRNAVKYSGELKSSIVIQIQYKTGLFIQIKNKIGNDLISVRSSGQGLKIHSALLRIFHGSLTLEFPSSQEALIRILLPPPPQI from the coding sequence TTGAAGATAGATCTTGAAATATTAATCTGCTCTGTTTTCATCTTTCTTTCCACAAATTTATTTTGGTTAGGATCAACTACCGGAACGAATCTGGAAAAGAAAAATGCTGCCGCATATTTTAGTATTTTTACTTTAATTGTGTCTTCCTTGCTATTCTCTTTTTCCGCTATCCTGGGTCAAAACGGGTTTATCGTAGTATCTTCTTATCCTATCTTATATTTTTTTCCGGGGCTGATCTTACTAATACTCATACCGTTCGGATGGTTTGTGGTAATCGTCTGGTTTTTTGGATTTTTAAGAAGAAGGGGGATCTTCCTAGTATTCTTTTATATTTTATCCTTTTGCCAATTGGTTGCAATTTCCATTCTGCTTATCTATAATCCGGGAAAAACATGGAATATCAGTTTATTTGAATATTGGAAATCTGTTCCGTTCTCTTTCAAATTCGCTTATTTGATCTATATATTTGTATGTATTTCCCTTTCCTTGATTTGTTTATTTCTATTTAAAATTTCAGATAATAGCCTTTCCGAACTTGGAAGGCAAAAGGCAGTTCCATTTTTAAAACTTATCGGATTTTCTTTATTTGGAGTTGTCTTATTGGTTTCCATTCTATTCGTAGGAGACGAATTCGGAATTATAGAAAATCCGATCCTAAAAGCGGAAAAGGAACCTGAATATTTTTATGGATTCCTGCTCAGTATTCAACTACTGATCTGTATTTCTATTTTAATTTTAGGCTGGGCATTAACATCCTACGAAATACTCACAGGAAGGATATTACCTAAGATCAGTTTAAAACAAGAATGGAAAAATTCAGTTTATACTTCTTTTGTTCTTTCCGCTTTATACTTTCTTTTCGCAAAATTAGGATATCCTAGAGCTGAAATACCTATCATATTCTCTTATTCCTTCTTTCTCTCTCGATTTTTTACACTACAAAAAAATAAACAGATAAGTTCTAACCAAAACGAAGTATTAAAAAAGATTTTATCTTCCGGTTCCGTAAAACTTTCTTTCGGGTATTTATGCAAAGATGTATTAGAAGCCTCCAAAGCTGCTTTGGTTTTCCAAGGAAAAATCCCCTATATCTCCGATACAAATATCTATTATCCGGAAAGCATTTCTGCAGAAACATTTGATTTTTCTAAAATAGATCCGGAAAACCCGGATATTCAATACTTAGATAAGAACCAGTTCTCCGGGTTTGTAATTCGAGTAAAAATTGAAAGCGTTCTTTCCGGAGATGCATATTTGATCTTGGGCCAAAAAGAGAACGGAGGATTATTCGCAGAAGAAGAAATTGAGATCGCAAAGATTACAGGAAACTGGTTAGTTCATTCTTTATTTTTAGAAGAAACTGGAAATATTTTAGAAGAACTACAAAGAAAGAAGCTACAAGAGCAAAGAATTTCCGACCAAAAAACTAGACAGATCCTTCATGATGAAATACTTCCTGAAATCCATTCTCTTATCTTAGAGATCTCCAATGAGAAACCAGGAAGTCTTAATTCTCACCATGCAAATTCTCTTACAGAACTTCATAAAAGAATCTCTTCTTTATTGAGAGAAATGTCGGATACAGGTTTGGAAATCTCCAGGCTGGGCTTAATTCCAATACTACAAAAACTGCAGGATTCCGAAGCTAAAGATTCCAATTTAATTTGGGAAATAGATCAAAATACAAAATCCCAAACAGAAAACTATCCTCCGGAAGTACAGGAAGTTTTGTATTATGCCTTCCGAGAATCCCTACGTAATGCAGTAAAATATTCAGGAGAATTAAAATCGAGTATCGTGATCCAAATTCAATACAAGACCGGGTTATTTATCCAGATCAAAAATAAAATAGGAAATGATCTTATATCAGTACGTTCCTCCGGACAAGGATTGAAAATACACAGTGCGTTGTTGAGAATCTTTCACGGTTCTTTGACATTAGAGTTTCCTAGTTCCCAAGAAGCCTTGATCCGGATCCTTCTTCCCCCACCACCACAGATTTAA
- a CDS encoding sugar transferase: MKRILEFFLAVIALIVFSPVLLGIFLLISVFDPGPAFFFQERVGLGKKLFRIWKFRTLKDGAPTKIGSFLRSTGLDELPQIWNILKGDMSIVGPRPLTEYDIERLGWGVEGLDRRWSVRPGITGLSQLYSGRGSKYSICFDLSYLKRRSFILDLKIISLTLVMNLFGKKRIRNLLWTHLQKRDRGFLWGNWAKHFRKNADRPYPIVKEQVIGFIPQKRLPVAKSLAIFQLGEAGEGRIAKDIDHIHIYGVDPNYREALKLFVKEEGRHARILGDCVRALRGELIQSNWTEKLFHFGRRLLGTRLKLMVLLVAEVIGICFYKKIAEKIPFGSVKNALLHIAEDEEKHLIFHCTFFKIRLTNPVTRFLFKITWRLLSFAACVSVLMDHRKTFRALEIPIKECYFQFKNISRNTERKILQTFFV; this comes from the coding sequence ATGAAACGAATTTTAGAATTTTTTTTGGCCGTAATAGCGCTTATCGTATTTTCCCCGGTTTTACTTGGGATCTTTCTGCTGATCTCTGTATTTGATCCCGGTCCGGCTTTCTTTTTTCAAGAAAGGGTGGGATTAGGAAAGAAACTATTTCGGATCTGGAAGTTCAGAACATTAAAAGATGGAGCTCCTACGAAGATCGGTTCTTTTTTGAGAAGTACCGGTTTGGATGAACTTCCTCAGATCTGGAATATCTTAAAAGGAGATATGAGTATTGTTGGGCCAAGACCCCTGACCGAGTATGATATTGAACGGTTAGGTTGGGGAGTAGAAGGTTTAGACAGAAGATGGTCCGTTCGTCCTGGGATTACGGGACTTTCTCAATTGTATTCAGGAAGAGGATCCAAATATTCTATTTGTTTCGATCTTTCTTATCTTAAAAGAAGAAGTTTTATCTTAGATCTTAAGATTATAAGTTTAACATTAGTGATGAATCTTTTTGGCAAGAAAAGAATTAGAAATTTATTATGGACTCATCTTCAAAAACGGGACCGAGGCTTTCTTTGGGGGAATTGGGCCAAACATTTCAGAAAGAATGCGGATCGTCCTTATCCAATCGTTAAAGAACAAGTTATAGGTTTTATTCCTCAAAAACGACTCCCTGTGGCTAAATCTCTAGCGATCTTTCAGTTAGGAGAGGCCGGAGAGGGTCGAATCGCTAAAGATATAGATCATATACATATTTATGGAGTGGATCCAAATTATAGAGAAGCGCTTAAACTTTTTGTAAAGGAAGAAGGTAGACACGCACGTATATTAGGGGACTGCGTTCGTGCGTTAAGAGGAGAACTGATCCAAAGCAACTGGACTGAAAAACTTTTTCATTTTGGTAGGAGACTTTTGGGAACCAGACTGAAACTGATGGTATTGCTTGTCGCAGAAGTAATCGGGATCTGCTTTTATAAGAAGATCGCGGAGAAGATCCCATTCGGTTCGGTAAAGAACGCGCTTTTACACATCGCAGAAGATGAAGAAAAACATCTGATCTTTCATTGTACTTTTTTTAAGATCCGACTTACAAACCCGGTCACTCGATTTCTTTTCAAGATTACATGGAGATTGCTCTCTTTTGCAGCTTGTGTTTCAGTTTTGATGGACCATCGTAAAACCTTCAGAGCATTAGAAATTCCGATCAAAGAATGCTATTTTCAGTTTAAGAATATTTCTCGGAACACGGAGAGAAAGATCCTCCAAACTTTTTTCGTTTAA
- a CDS encoding LEA type 2 family protein — translation MIQKTSLHAYIGIALISNLLIGCAQLQKVDLKKVKEKIEDLDRPSFILEKVSIAEINLSEIRLRVDSKVKNPYPIALPATNLEMNILIEGQQFTKAKTKIPTVGGNSNKPVPVDLTFAYNDLAELYKKVPGKIDLIVKVQGVVSLPIPEKYRSIVGAASLDFPFEEERKIPAVLPDIEIRNFKIIKPDPSTILSSAGTEDLAKKATTFLDTLLSPQKKSPGSAVAAGLSSLDLKVDTEFQIILKNRATSRLQFSEFEFELTLEKEKFLTGQPVRIENQGQESILSVRTSFPLGTVTQGIANAVSKRSAAFRLNGKATTESPEIGTGPVPFKFDKSGSFSWN, via the coding sequence ATGATCCAGAAAACTTCCTTACATGCTTATATCGGAATTGCTCTTATATCTAACCTTCTAATCGGTTGTGCTCAATTACAAAAAGTTGATTTAAAAAAAGTAAAAGAAAAGATCGAGGATCTAGACAGACCATCCTTCATCTTGGAAAAAGTTTCCATTGCAGAGATCAATCTATCCGAGATCAGACTAAGAGTGGATTCGAAAGTAAAAAATCCTTATCCGATCGCTTTACCTGCGACCAATCTGGAAATGAATATCCTGATTGAAGGGCAACAATTCACGAAGGCAAAAACCAAAATTCCAACCGTAGGTGGGAATTCCAACAAACCAGTTCCGGTAGATTTAACATTTGCATATAATGATCTGGCAGAACTTTACAAAAAAGTTCCAGGAAAGATCGACTTAATAGTCAAAGTGCAGGGAGTCGTTTCACTTCCTATCCCGGAAAAATACAGATCCATCGTAGGTGCCGCATCACTCGACTTTCCGTTTGAAGAAGAAAGAAAAATCCCCGCAGTTCTCCCCGACATAGAGATCCGAAATTTCAAAATTATCAAACCTGATCCTTCGACTATCTTAAGTTCCGCAGGCACAGAAGATTTGGCAAAAAAGGCCACAACATTCTTAGACACATTACTCAGCCCTCAGAAAAAATCCCCAGGTTCGGCTGTCGCTGCAGGTTTATCATCACTCGACTTAAAAGTGGACACGGAATTCCAGATTATCTTGAAAAACAGAGCCACATCTAGATTACAATTTTCTGAATTTGAATTTGAACTCACACTCGAAAAAGAAAAATTCTTAACAGGCCAGCCAGTTCGGATCGAAAACCAAGGACAAGAATCTATTCTAAGCGTCCGCACTTCCTTCCCACTTGGGACAGTGACCCAAGGAATTGCAAACGCAGTCTCCAAAAGATCGGCAGCATTTCGACTTAACGGAAAAGCAACTACCGAATCCCCCGAGATCGGAACAGGTCCGGTTCCATTCAAGTTCGACAAGTCCGGCTCTTTTAGCTGGAACTAA